A single genomic interval of Agarivorans aestuarii harbors:
- a CDS encoding extracellular solute-binding protein → MKWLLSAFALLVLNVAHAEDFVRSHALVMHGEPALAADFSHLPYVNVDAPKKGSVTHEAQGTFDTFNPFIVKGNAAAGVGQIYDTLLTSNDDEAFAQYGLLAESIDLPADRSWVRFNLRPEARFHDGKPVTAEDVVFTFNLLIEKGAPFYRAYYGSIKEVKAESASSVRFTFADGTNRELPLILGQLPILPKHFWQNHDFSKADLTVPLGSGPYKLGEFDTGRSISYQRVTDYWAKDLPINRGRYNFAEIKYEYYRDSSVALEAFKSGRIDYRIETSAKDWATAYTGPMFDSGKVHTDTLQNENPQGMQGFVFNTRRDLFKQSDVRKAIGLLFDFEWTNEQLFYGAYKRTNSYFAASELASTGLPEGGELALLEPFKKQLPEEVFTKEFTLDKTRGDGNIRPQMREALALLKGAGWSLDKGKLVDTNGKQMHIEFLLYQKTFERIVLPYTRNLQKIGISTEVRVVDVSQYVNRVQNFDFDMVVGSFGQSSSPGNEQRDFWGSKAAEHVGSRNIIGVNSPVIDSLIEAIIAADDRQALIDATRALDRVLLWSYYVVPQWHLNAWRVAYWDKLKRPQRNPKYALGLDSWWVE, encoded by the coding sequence ATGAAATGGCTGTTATCGGCTTTTGCACTTTTGGTTTTAAACGTAGCTCATGCCGAAGATTTTGTTCGCTCCCACGCCCTAGTGATGCACGGTGAACCTGCCTTAGCCGCAGATTTTAGCCACCTACCTTATGTGAATGTTGATGCGCCCAAGAAGGGTAGTGTGACTCATGAAGCGCAAGGCACCTTTGATACTTTTAACCCCTTCATTGTGAAAGGCAACGCCGCTGCTGGTGTTGGCCAAATCTACGATACCCTATTAACCAGCAACGATGATGAAGCGTTCGCTCAATATGGCTTATTGGCCGAGAGCATTGATTTACCAGCAGATCGCTCTTGGGTTCGTTTTAACCTTCGCCCCGAAGCGCGCTTTCACGATGGCAAGCCAGTAACTGCAGAAGATGTGGTGTTCACCTTTAACTTATTGATAGAAAAAGGCGCGCCATTTTACCGCGCTTATTATGGCAGCATTAAAGAAGTAAAAGCCGAGTCTGCATCGAGTGTGCGTTTTACATTTGCCGATGGTACCAACCGCGAGTTACCACTTATCTTGGGACAGCTGCCGATATTGCCTAAGCACTTTTGGCAAAATCATGATTTCTCCAAGGCGGATTTAACTGTTCCTCTAGGTTCTGGCCCCTATAAATTGGGCGAGTTTGATACCGGCCGTTCGATTAGCTACCAACGAGTCACAGACTATTGGGCAAAAGACTTACCGATTAATCGCGGACGTTATAACTTTGCAGAAATAAAGTATGAGTATTACCGAGACTCGTCGGTTGCATTAGAAGCATTTAAGTCGGGTCGCATCGATTACCGTATTGAAACTAGCGCTAAAGATTGGGCAACCGCCTACACGGGCCCAATGTTCGACAGTGGAAAAGTACACACCGACACCCTGCAAAATGAAAATCCTCAAGGCATGCAAGGCTTTGTATTTAATACCCGTCGTGATTTGTTTAAACAAAGCGATGTGCGCAAAGCGATTGGTTTGCTGTTTGATTTTGAATGGACTAACGAGCAATTGTTTTACGGTGCCTACAAACGTACCAATAGTTATTTTGCTGCATCGGAACTGGCATCAACCGGTTTACCTGAAGGCGGCGAGTTGGCTTTACTCGAGCCCTTTAAAAAGCAGCTACCGGAAGAGGTATTCACTAAAGAATTCACTTTAGACAAAACCCGCGGTGACGGAAATATTCGTCCGCAAATGCGTGAAGCATTGGCTTTGTTAAAAGGTGCTGGCTGGAGCTTAGATAAAGGCAAGCTAGTGGATACAAATGGCAAACAAATGCATATCGAGTTTTTGTTGTATCAAAAAACCTTCGAGCGCATTGTGCTGCCATATACCCGTAACCTGCAAAAAATTGGCATTAGCACCGAAGTTCGCGTGGTAGATGTCTCTCAGTATGTGAATCGTGTTCAGAACTTTGATTTTGACATGGTGGTGGGCAGCTTTGGTCAGTCTTCTTCACCGGGTAATGAACAGCGCGATTTTTGGGGAAGTAAAGCGGCTGAGCATGTTGGTTCGCGCAATATCATTGGTGTAAACAGCCCAGTGATTGATAGCCTTATCGAAGCGATTATTGCTGCCGATGACCGACAAGCACTTATCGATGCTACCCGTGCCTTAGATCGGGTATTGTTGTGGTCATATTATGTGGTGCCGCAATGGCATTTAAATGCTTGGCGGGTTGCCTACTGGGACAAGCTTAAACGCCCACAGCGTAATCCTAAGTATGCGCTTGGTTTAGATAGCTGGTGGGTTGAATAG
- a CDS encoding ABC transporter permease codes for MGVVAQWKRVKASPLNQRRWLQFKANRRGYWSFWLFILLFFTSLFAEFIANDKPVLIRYQQQWMMPVVSDYTELDFGGNFDLAADYSEPYIQELIEEQGGWMLWPPVRFSYGTINYNLNIPSPSPPTSVNWLGTDDQARDVFARLLYGFRLSVLFALVLAISSSVIGVAVGAMQGYFGGRVDLFGQRFIEIWSGMPQMFLLIILSSLVQPNFWWLLGILLLFSWMSLVDVVRAEFLRGRNLEYVKAARALGVGDRAIMARHILPNAMIATLTFMPFIFIGGLTALTGLDYLGFGLPPGSPSLGEMVAQGKNNLQAPWLGITAFFSMSIILILLVFIGEAARDAFDPRKRV; via the coding sequence ATGGGAGTTGTCGCTCAATGGAAGCGCGTTAAAGCTAGCCCTTTAAACCAGCGTCGTTGGTTGCAGTTTAAAGCTAACCGACGCGGTTATTGGAGTTTTTGGTTATTCATATTATTGTTTTTCACCAGCTTGTTTGCCGAGTTTATTGCTAACGACAAACCGGTGCTTATCCGCTATCAACAGCAATGGATGATGCCGGTAGTCAGTGACTATACCGAGCTCGACTTTGGTGGAAACTTTGATTTAGCGGCTGATTATTCCGAGCCTTATATTCAAGAGTTAATTGAGGAACAAGGCGGTTGGATGCTTTGGCCGCCGGTGCGTTTTTCCTATGGCACAATCAATTACAACTTAAATATTCCATCGCCTTCACCACCTACTTCGGTCAATTGGTTAGGTACCGACGACCAAGCTAGAGATGTATTTGCTCGCTTGTTATATGGTTTTCGTTTGTCGGTATTGTTTGCCTTAGTGCTAGCCATAAGCAGTTCAGTTATTGGCGTAGCGGTGGGAGCCATGCAAGGCTACTTTGGTGGCCGTGTGGATTTGTTTGGCCAGCGCTTTATTGAGATTTGGTCAGGCATGCCGCAAATGTTCTTGCTAATCATTCTTTCTAGCTTAGTGCAGCCAAACTTTTGGTGGTTATTAGGCATATTGCTGCTATTTAGCTGGATGAGTTTGGTTGATGTAGTACGTGCAGAGTTTTTACGAGGCCGTAATTTAGAGTATGTAAAAGCGGCCCGTGCCTTAGGTGTCGGCGACAGAGCGATAATGGCACGACATATACTGCCTAATGCGATGATAGCTACATTAACTTTTATGCCGTTTATTTTTATCGGCGGCTTAACTGCTTTAACCGGTTTAGATTACCTAGGTTTTGGTTTGCCACCTGGCTCTCCATCTTTAGGTGAAATGGTCGCCCAAGGCAAAAATAACCTGCAAGCGCCGTGGCTAGGCATCACCGCGTTCTTCTCAATGTCGATTATTCTCATTTTGCTGGTATTTATTGGCGAAGCTGCCCGTGATGCCTTTGACCCTAGAAAACGTGTGTAG
- a CDS encoding ABC transporter ATP-binding protein, producing MKKLLEVKQLSVCFGLPEPVVKQVSFDVHAGEILALVGESGSGKSVTALSVLSLLGDKAEVKGEILLQQKSVLNQPKKLLQALRGDQIAMIFQEPLTSLNPLHSVEKQISEVLCVHRGMHKQQARDRVLELLNLVGIVEPEKRLNSFPHQLSGGQRQRVMIAMALATEPRLLIADEPTTALDVTIQLQILELLKELQQKLGMAILLITHDLNVVRNYADRVAVMKAGELVELNTCKDLFSSPQHSYTKILLDSEPVREQLPAAKQELLLEASKLKVWFPIKRGFLQRTVDHIKAVNSIDFHLKRGETLGIVGESGSGKSTLAQAVLRLIDSEGEIAFKREFIHDYGVKQMRPLRRFMQIVFQDPFSSLSPRMSVLQIIGEGLNLHFDLNQQQLEQRVSEALQDVGLEPDTMHRYPHEFSGGQRQRISLARALVLKPEVLILDEPTSALDSTVQKQLLELLKKLQVKYNLSYLFISHDLAVIRALCHRVMVMQHGQLVEQGETEQIFSDAKQDYTRRLINAALI from the coding sequence ATGAAAAAGTTATTAGAAGTAAAACAGCTATCGGTGTGTTTTGGTCTGCCAGAGCCCGTTGTTAAGCAAGTGAGTTTTGATGTACACGCTGGAGAAATTCTCGCCCTGGTGGGGGAGAGCGGCTCGGGTAAGTCGGTCACAGCTTTATCGGTATTGTCTTTGTTGGGCGATAAAGCCGAGGTTAAGGGCGAGATTCTATTGCAGCAAAAGTCGGTACTTAATCAACCGAAGAAGTTGCTGCAAGCGCTGCGTGGCGATCAAATCGCGATGATATTTCAAGAGCCACTCACCTCGCTCAACCCCTTACATAGTGTTGAAAAGCAAATCAGCGAAGTGCTTTGTGTTCATCGAGGCATGCACAAGCAACAAGCTCGCGACCGAGTGCTGGAACTGCTTAACTTGGTTGGCATTGTAGAGCCAGAAAAACGTTTAAATAGTTTTCCTCATCAATTATCTGGTGGTCAGCGCCAGCGGGTAATGATAGCCATGGCCTTGGCCACCGAGCCTCGGTTACTGATTGCCGATGAGCCAACCACTGCCTTGGATGTAACCATTCAACTGCAAATATTGGAGTTGCTAAAAGAGTTACAGCAAAAGCTAGGTATGGCCATTTTGCTGATTACTCACGACTTAAATGTGGTGCGCAACTACGCAGACCGCGTGGCGGTGATGAAAGCAGGAGAGTTGGTGGAGCTAAATACCTGTAAGGATCTGTTTTCTTCTCCTCAGCACAGCTACACCAAAATATTGCTCGATTCTGAGCCCGTGCGCGAACAACTGCCAGCCGCTAAGCAAGAGCTATTGTTAGAGGCGAGCAAGTTAAAGGTATGGTTCCCGATTAAGCGAGGCTTTTTGCAACGCACTGTTGATCACATTAAAGCAGTCAATAGCATCGACTTTCACTTAAAGCGTGGTGAGACTTTGGGCATTGTGGGCGAAAGTGGTTCGGGCAAAAGTACCTTAGCTCAAGCGGTGCTTAGGTTGATTGATAGCGAAGGTGAAATTGCTTTTAAGCGTGAATTTATTCATGACTATGGGGTAAAGCAGATGCGGCCTTTGCGGCGTTTTATGCAAATTGTCTTTCAAGACCCGTTTTCTAGTTTAAGCCCCCGCATGTCGGTACTACAAATTATAGGTGAAGGCTTAAACCTACACTTCGATCTTAACCAGCAGCAACTTGAGCAACGAGTCTCTGAAGCCTTGCAAGATGTTGGTCTAGAGCCCGATACCATGCATCGTTATCCACACGAGTTCTCTGGTGGTCAACGTCAGCGCATCTCTTTAGCGCGAGCCTTGGTATTAAAGCCAGAAGTACTTATTTTGGATGAGCCCACTTCGGCTTTAGATAGCACGGTACAAAAGCAACTCTTAGAACTACTAAAAAAACTTCAGGTAAAATATAACCTTAGCTATTTGTTCATTAGCCATGATTTGGCGGTTATTCGCGCCTTATGTCATCGAGTGATGGTGATGCAACATGGCCAACTGGTAGAGCAAGGCGAAACCGAGCAAATTTTTTCTGATGCGAAGCAAGATTATACTCGCCGATTGATCAATGCTGCGTTAATCTAA
- the aroF gene encoding 3-deoxy-7-phosphoheptulonate synthase, which translates to MADLEQIRTKITALDQSLLTLLTERRQLSVEVAKSKIENPKAIRDQEREQLLLVKLINKGRELGLDAHYVTQLYHTIIEDSVLSQQAFLQGITNPDIHAQAVRVAFLGNKGSYSNIATHQYFSRYKKQIVEFGCSAFQDIVDTVESGQADYGMLPIENTSSGSINEVYDVLQHTSLSIVGELSIPIDHCILAHPKAKLEQITTLYAHPQPYAQCSLYLRTLANTRVDFVDSSSKAMEVVAGGDDLTVGAIGSKVGGEMYGLQALKTDIANQQQNYTRFIVVSRKPVEVAEQVPARTTFIMSTAQQAGSLVEALLVLREHDINMSKLESRPVQGNPWEEMFYVDVSANVKSSQMQSALAELTRLTRYIKVLGCYPSENVDPTLIPLEALANKDVNKAGAPSLISTVQEDGALSSRSHKTTATVVRVGDVKIGDGGFITFAGPSAVESEQQIVACAGAAKESGAAVLAAGCFKPRSSPYSFQGLGEEGLNYLNAAGKKYKLPTMTEVSAVDQVVTLAAKADILHVRSRHMKNFNLLKELGKSTRPILLERNNMASIDEWLHAADYILAQGNQQVILCEAGVRTLEGKNKITLDLGAISLLRQRTHLPIVVNPGEAVEELSAVAPMVKAAKLLGADGIVLCAHPSPSDASVDADKSLDFKQLQSLMSDLY; encoded by the coding sequence ATGGCAGACTTAGAGCAGATCCGAACAAAAATAACAGCGCTCGACCAATCATTATTAACACTGCTGACTGAGCGTCGCCAACTCAGTGTTGAAGTAGCAAAAAGTAAAATAGAAAACCCCAAAGCGATTCGCGACCAAGAACGTGAACAGTTATTACTGGTTAAGCTAATTAATAAAGGCAGAGAGTTAGGCTTAGACGCCCACTATGTCACCCAGCTTTATCACACAATTATTGAAGATTCGGTGCTATCGCAACAGGCATTTTTGCAAGGTATTACTAACCCTGATATTCATGCTCAAGCAGTGCGAGTGGCATTTTTAGGCAACAAAGGTTCTTACAGCAATATTGCCACCCACCAATACTTCTCGCGCTACAAAAAGCAAATTGTTGAGTTTGGGTGCAGCGCTTTCCAGGACATTGTTGATACTGTGGAATCTGGCCAAGCTGACTACGGCATGCTGCCAATTGAGAACACTAGCTCTGGCAGCATCAATGAAGTATACGATGTTTTGCAACACACGAGTTTGTCGATTGTAGGTGAACTATCTATACCTATTGATCATTGTATTCTGGCTCACCCCAAGGCCAAGCTCGAACAAATCACCACCTTATACGCACACCCGCAGCCTTATGCTCAGTGCAGCCTTTACTTGCGCACCTTAGCCAATACCCGAGTAGATTTTGTAGATAGCTCATCTAAAGCCATGGAAGTGGTTGCTGGAGGCGATGATTTAACCGTTGGTGCTATTGGCAGCAAAGTGGGCGGCGAAATGTATGGTTTGCAAGCCTTAAAAACCGATATCGCTAATCAACAACAAAACTACACTCGCTTTATTGTTGTTTCTCGTAAACCGGTGGAAGTTGCTGAGCAAGTGCCAGCGAGAACGACTTTTATTATGTCAACGGCACAGCAAGCAGGTTCGTTGGTAGAAGCGCTGTTGGTTCTGCGCGAGCACGACATTAACATGAGCAAACTCGAGTCTCGTCCAGTACAAGGCAACCCTTGGGAAGAGATGTTTTATGTAGATGTTTCGGCCAATGTTAAATCCAGCCAAATGCAATCAGCACTGGCAGAATTAACCCGTCTCACCCGTTACATTAAAGTGCTTGGTTGCTACCCAAGTGAGAATGTTGACCCAACTCTAATCCCTCTCGAAGCTCTGGCCAATAAAGATGTAAACAAAGCCGGGGCACCGAGTTTAATTAGCACCGTACAAGAAGATGGCGCCTTATCGAGCCGCTCACACAAAACCACCGCCACAGTAGTTCGTGTTGGCGATGTGAAAATTGGCGACGGCGGCTTTATTACCTTCGCCGGTCCTAGTGCAGTTGAATCAGAACAACAGATTGTAGCTTGTGCTGGCGCAGCCAAAGAAAGCGGCGCAGCAGTTTTAGCCGCCGGTTGTTTTAAACCTCGCAGCTCGCCATACAGCTTCCAAGGCTTAGGTGAAGAAGGCTTAAATTACTTAAATGCTGCTGGCAAAAAGTACAAACTGCCAACCATGACCGAAGTAAGCGCGGTGGATCAGGTTGTCACTCTAGCAGCGAAAGCTGACATACTGCATGTTCGCTCACGCCATATGAAAAACTTTAATCTGTTAAAAGAACTCGGTAAGTCTACCCGCCCTATCCTTTTAGAGCGCAATAACATGGCGTCTATAGATGAATGGTTACACGCTGCGGATTATATACTAGCCCAAGGAAATCAACAGGTTATTTTGTGTGAAGCAGGGGTGAGGACCCTAGAGGGTAAAAACAAAATCACTCTAGATTTGGGCGCAATTAGCCTACTTCGCCAACGCACTCACCTGCCAATCGTAGTAAACCCTGGCGAAGCAGTAGAAGAACTAAGTGCTGTAGCGCCAATGGTCAAAGCAGCTAAGCTGCTAGGCGCCGACGGTATTGTGCTTTGTGCTCACCCCTCACCTAGCGATGCCAGTGTAGATGCTGATAAGTCGCTCGATTTTAAACAGCTACAAAGTTTGATGAGCGACCTTTACTAA
- a CDS encoding putative bifunctional diguanylate cyclase/phosphodiesterase: MDSSQPTATVLNSPASSSDITTALAELALALAAKPSEGFFDELISRLSQQVGAYESYIAHFDSRTPSLPCIRYWREGQFISGKLSPASANLLAEIRARRVVHITELSQAHPDYACTQPEISQALQGFWAHQIVKQQRVIGYIAFSFTQAKFDHAILEQLLAPFVARLSSEFELQQQREALSLSAIAFESNEGLIITDANYRIVKVNKAFSQITGYQQNELLGHELSEVFGNPSPVFMEAVDGTVRRKGEVERQRKNGQPYTQQETITAVCNEVDSLTHYVVCIQDISANKATQQQIQHLAYFDELTGLPNRRKLREELSQCFARAKKQHAIGALLFIDLDHFKNINDSLGHAAGDWVLQQVATRLQGLIREGDVLARLGGDEFVLLLADLGESPPHAEQQANIVGKRLIQTISSPYPFDGQSLHIGASVGITLFPGKGQTAEDLLKQADTAMYQAKSAGRRTVIFFDDGMQKQADKRLKLHNALRGALANDELLLYYQPQHMVSTGELVGAEALVRWQPEGKGLVSPTEFIPIAEESDLIIDIGMWVLEQSCKHMASWQQKGLLLPELSVNVSAKQFHHPEFVDKVEELMARYQIDGAMLNLEITESVVLGHAEDTIRKMAQLKEIGLRFSIDDFGAGYSSLSYLKRLPVDELKIDRSFIRDIPRDSRDMAIVDAVLAMANHLGFTVTAEGVETRQQLAFLKQQGCTFYQGYLSSKAITAEALERYIQRFQGKFG, from the coding sequence ATGGACAGTTCTCAACCCACAGCCACCGTTTTGAATTCCCCAGCGTCTTCTTCCGACATTACCACGGCACTTGCCGAGCTAGCGCTCGCCTTAGCAGCTAAGCCTAGCGAAGGTTTTTTTGATGAGCTGATTAGCCGTTTGTCTCAACAAGTTGGTGCCTACGAAAGTTATATTGCCCATTTTGATTCTCGAACGCCTAGTCTGCCTTGTATCCGTTACTGGCGAGAAGGCCAGTTTATTAGTGGAAAGCTGAGCCCTGCATCCGCTAACTTACTGGCTGAAATACGCGCAAGGCGAGTGGTACATATCACAGAGCTGTCACAAGCCCATCCTGATTATGCCTGTACTCAGCCTGAAATTTCGCAAGCGCTACAAGGCTTTTGGGCTCATCAGATTGTTAAACAGCAGCGAGTGATTGGCTATATTGCCTTTAGCTTTACGCAAGCGAAGTTTGACCACGCTATTCTCGAGCAGCTATTAGCACCATTTGTAGCGCGCTTAAGCTCCGAATTTGAGCTGCAACAACAACGCGAAGCCTTAAGCTTGTCGGCAATAGCCTTTGAAAGTAATGAGGGGCTAATTATCACCGATGCAAATTATCGCATCGTGAAGGTTAATAAAGCCTTTAGCCAAATTACTGGTTATCAACAGAATGAATTATTAGGACACGAGCTTAGCGAGGTGTTTGGCAACCCAAGTCCGGTTTTTATGGAAGCGGTTGATGGGACGGTTAGGCGTAAAGGCGAAGTGGAACGGCAGCGTAAAAACGGCCAGCCTTATACCCAGCAAGAAACCATAACTGCGGTTTGTAATGAGGTGGATTCCTTAACACACTATGTAGTGTGCATTCAGGATATATCAGCAAATAAAGCGACTCAGCAGCAAATTCAACACTTGGCCTATTTTGATGAGCTTACCGGTTTACCTAATCGGCGTAAGTTGCGTGAAGAGCTAAGCCAGTGTTTTGCGCGAGCTAAGAAGCAACATGCCATTGGCGCCTTGTTGTTTATCGATCTCGATCATTTCAAGAATATTAACGACTCTTTAGGTCATGCTGCCGGTGATTGGGTTTTGCAGCAAGTGGCGACTCGCTTGCAAGGCTTGATTCGCGAGGGCGATGTACTGGCCCGCTTAGGTGGTGATGAGTTTGTATTGTTGCTGGCAGATTTAGGAGAGAGTCCACCACATGCAGAGCAGCAAGCCAATATTGTGGGTAAACGCTTAATTCAAACTATTTCCTCTCCTTATCCCTTTGATGGCCAGTCGCTGCATATTGGTGCCAGCGTAGGCATTACCTTGTTTCCCGGTAAGGGGCAAACTGCTGAAGACTTATTGAAACAGGCTGATACAGCGATGTATCAAGCAAAGTCAGCCGGTCGACGTACCGTTATCTTTTTTGATGATGGTATGCAAAAGCAAGCCGATAAGCGATTAAAGCTGCATAACGCTTTACGGGGAGCGTTGGCTAACGACGAGTTACTGCTTTACTACCAACCGCAGCACATGGTCTCTACCGGAGAGTTAGTGGGCGCAGAGGCTTTGGTTCGCTGGCAGCCAGAAGGTAAAGGTTTAGTTTCTCCCACCGAGTTTATTCCCATTGCCGAAGAGTCAGACTTAATCATTGATATCGGTATGTGGGTATTAGAGCAAAGCTGTAAACACATGGCTAGTTGGCAACAAAAGGGCTTGTTGTTGCCAGAACTTTCGGTGAATGTCAGTGCCAAGCAATTTCATCACCCTGAATTTGTCGACAAAGTCGAAGAGCTAATGGCCCGTTATCAAATCGATGGCGCTATGCTGAACCTTGAAATAACCGAATCTGTGGTGTTAGGCCACGCCGAAGATACCATTCGAAAAATGGCTCAGCTCAAAGAAATCGGGCTTCGCTTTTCAATAGACGATTTTGGCGCGGGTTATTCCTCGCTAAGTTACTTGAAACGATTGCCGGTGGATGAGCTAAAAATTGATCGTTCTTTTATTCGCGACATTCCCCGTGATAGCCGAGATATGGCGATTGTAGATGCAGTATTGGCGATGGCCAACCATTTGGGGTTCACGGTAACTGCCGAAGGTGTAGAAACGCGCCAGCAATTAGCATTTCTTAAACAACAAGGGTGTACCTTTTATCAAGGTTATTTATCCAGCAAAGCGATTACTGCCGAAGCCTTGGAGAGATATATTCAGCGTTTTCAGGGCAAATTTGGCTAA
- a CDS encoding microcin C ABC transporter permease YejB — protein sequence MTSYILRRLLLMIPTLLGIMTLNFLIIQSAPGGPVEQAIAKIQGIDTSATRRVDSGVDTEIIQSNNGGNSSQYRGAQGLPPELVEELEQLYGFDKPLHERYFEMLGNYLRFDFGDSFYRDSSVVDLILEKMPVSISLGLWTTLLVYGISIPLGIRKAVQHGSRFDVWSSTAVTIGFAIPNFLFAIMLIVLFAGGSYWDWFPLRGLTSSNWDELSLLGKVGDYFWHLALPVTAMVISSFATLTMLTKNSFLDEINKQYVLTARAKGLSENRVLYGHVFRNAMLLVISSLPATLISIFLTGSFMIEVIFSLDGLGLLGFEAVVNRDYPVVFGTLYMSTLIGLVLKLISDITYTMIDPRINFEGRQ from the coding sequence ATGACTAGCTACATTCTTCGTCGTTTATTATTGATGATCCCCACCTTGTTGGGGATCATGACTCTCAACTTTCTTATTATTCAATCGGCGCCCGGTGGTCCGGTTGAACAAGCCATTGCCAAGATACAGGGCATTGATACCTCCGCTACCCGCCGCGTTGATTCCGGTGTAGATACCGAGATTATTCAAAGCAATAACGGGGGTAATTCTAGCCAGTATCGAGGTGCTCAAGGTTTACCGCCAGAGCTGGTAGAAGAGTTAGAACAGCTCTATGGTTTTGATAAACCCTTACATGAACGTTACTTTGAAATGCTAGGCAACTACCTGCGTTTCGATTTTGGCGATAGTTTTTATCGAGATAGCTCGGTGGTGGACCTCATTCTCGAAAAAATGCCGGTGTCGATATCTCTGGGTTTATGGACCACCTTGTTGGTCTACGGTATCTCTATCCCTTTGGGGATCCGCAAAGCGGTACAACACGGCAGCCGCTTTGATGTTTGGAGTTCAACAGCGGTTACGATTGGTTTTGCTATTCCCAATTTCTTATTCGCGATTATGCTGATTGTACTTTTTGCTGGTGGTAGTTATTGGGATTGGTTCCCTCTGCGTGGTTTAACCTCTAGCAACTGGGATGAACTGAGTTTACTAGGCAAAGTGGGTGATTACTTTTGGCACCTCGCCTTACCGGTAACGGCAATGGTAATTAGCAGTTTTGCCACCCTAACTATGCTGACCAAAAACTCCTTCCTAGATGAGATTAACAAGCAATATGTGCTTACTGCGCGCGCTAAGGGCTTAAGCGAAAACCGCGTACTGTATGGCCACGTTTTTCGTAATGCCATGTTATTGGTTATCTCTAGTTTGCCAGCTACCTTAATCAGTATTTTCTTAACCGGCTCATTCATGATTGAAGTTATCTTCTCCCTAGATGGCTTAGGTTTACTGGGTTTTGAAGCGGTGGTTAACCGTGATTACCCAGTTGTGTTTGGTACCTTGTACATGTCTACCTTAATTGGCTTGGTGCTTAAACTGATTAGTGACATTACCTATACCATGATTGACCCTCGAATTAACTTTGAAGGGAGGCAGTAG
- the hpf gene encoding ribosome hibernation-promoting factor, HPF/YfiA family, giving the protein MIIDITSKTISITPTIREHIAARFEKLEKNQIPLISPKVIITTDNKKVKVEAKINLPNGQLFASDEHQDLSVAINNLGQKLERQLHRFQDKPNAHRASRSGKDFLRSPSEVDDGEPSSEDEQAA; this is encoded by the coding sequence ATGATTATTGATATTACCAGCAAGACAATTTCTATTACCCCAACCATTCGTGAGCACATTGCCGCGCGCTTTGAGAAACTGGAAAAAAACCAAATTCCGCTCATATCACCAAAAGTGATTATCACCACCGACAATAAAAAGGTAAAAGTAGAAGCGAAGATCAATCTGCCAAACGGACAACTGTTTGCCAGCGATGAACATCAAGACCTGAGCGTTGCCATTAACAATTTAGGGCAAAAACTTGAACGCCAGTTACACCGCTTCCAAGATAAGCCTAATGCGCACCGCGCTAGCCGCTCTGGAAAAGATTTCTTACGTTCGCCGAGTGAAGTAGACGACGGCGAGCCTAGCTCCGAGGATGAACAAGCCGCATAA